In Jejubacter calystegiae, the following are encoded in one genomic region:
- a CDS encoding LecA/PA-IL family lectin, which yields MAISPAWAGDIDAKKPEGSNTGLVIKKGQKITIGASGWVKRGKEDYTLAGPQGVAGKNDGVAVLKGRIGGVEFIVGNYLIDFEAPADGELLLYIADGPTKYADNSGSFKAEVFLPAGNDGSGFEDLTNFIGNDWNNWKTGDATTRATLENSQCPSRVLQLMTYPGEKNAGTVVHKTLTGLQAGKEYHFSIVTKRIIGLYKEPRLSLEADGATIVPVTNLKEKDVWVTLTGKFIAKSDKAELKVISHESDSNGNDYQISQLKITG from the coding sequence ATGGCTATTTCACCTGCATGGGCCGGAGATATTGACGCGAAAAAACCTGAAGGTAGCAATACCGGGCTGGTTATTAAAAAAGGACAGAAAATAACCATTGGCGCCAGCGGATGGGTTAAACGCGGTAAAGAGGATTATACCCTGGCGGGGCCCCAGGGTGTGGCGGGAAAAAACGATGGTGTTGCCGTGCTTAAAGGCAGAATTGGCGGCGTGGAGTTTATTGTCGGTAATTATCTTATCGATTTTGAGGCGCCTGCCGATGGTGAATTATTACTGTATATCGCCGATGGCCCGACGAAATATGCGGATAATAGCGGCAGCTTTAAGGCAGAAGTGTTTCTGCCTGCCGGCAATGACGGTAGCGGCTTTGAAGATCTGACCAACTTTATCGGCAATGACTGGAATAACTGGAAAACTGGCGATGCCACCACCCGCGCCACGCTGGAAAACAGCCAGTGCCCGAGTCGGGTTCTGCAACTGATGACCTACCCGGGCGAAAAAAATGCCGGAACGGTGGTTCACAAGACGCTGACCGGGTTACAGGCCGGGAAAGAGTATCATTTCTCCATTGTGACCAAACGGATTATCGGACTTTATAAAGAGCCGCGCCTGTCGCTGGAAGCAGACGGTGCGACAATCGTTCCGGTGACCAATCTGAAAGAGAAAGATGTGTGGGTCACGCTGACCGGGAAATTTATCGCAAAAAGCGACAAGGCCGAATTGAAAGTGATCAGCCATGAAAGCGACAGTAATGGCAACGACTATCAAATCAGCCAGTTGAAAATTACTGGTTAA
- a CDS encoding GlxA family transcriptional regulator, giving the protein MSVIRVGIVVFNDIIPFHLSVPCAVFEKALDSRNQPLYHIKVCATEPGMLRTNAGFSIMAEHSLSALDDRDLVIVPSWPNPEVPPQEALIQALQRAHLRGARIVGLCMGAFVLAACGLLDGRPATTHWRWIPAFARRYPSVILDNDVLYVDDGDIVTSAGTAASIDCCLHLVRQQCGAQVANSVARQLVVPPHRQGGQAQFIEQPVYNSRSGDRFTEALNWASGNLHHPLTLEMLLDKACMSRRTFTRRFQQTTGTTFTRWLLNQRLALAQRFLETTDHGIEQVARASGFSSDVSLRRHFHQQLSTTPAKYRREFRIQGK; this is encoded by the coding sequence ATGTCAGTTATCAGGGTGGGCATCGTCGTTTTTAATGACATCATTCCCTTCCATCTTTCCGTGCCCTGCGCCGTATTCGAAAAAGCGCTCGATAGTCGGAATCAACCGCTGTATCACATTAAGGTCTGTGCAACGGAGCCGGGCATGCTGCGCACCAACGCGGGTTTTTCCATCATGGCTGAGCACAGTTTGTCGGCGCTGGACGATCGTGATTTGGTTATCGTCCCCAGTTGGCCCAACCCCGAAGTGCCACCGCAGGAAGCGCTGATTCAGGCGCTACAGCGGGCCCATTTACGGGGCGCGCGCATCGTAGGGCTATGTATGGGGGCCTTTGTGCTGGCGGCCTGTGGATTGCTTGATGGCCGACCGGCCACCACGCACTGGCGCTGGATACCGGCTTTTGCCCGACGTTATCCGTCGGTTATTCTGGATAACGACGTTCTGTACGTAGATGATGGCGATATCGTCACCTCCGCGGGGACCGCGGCCAGCATTGATTGCTGTCTGCACCTTGTCCGTCAGCAGTGCGGCGCGCAAGTGGCGAATAGTGTCGCCAGGCAATTAGTGGTGCCGCCGCACCGCCAGGGAGGACAGGCGCAGTTTATTGAACAGCCGGTCTATAACAGCCGCAGCGGGGATCGATTCACAGAAGCGCTCAACTGGGCTTCCGGCAATCTGCATCATCCGCTCACCCTGGAAATGCTGCTCGACAAAGCCTGTATGAGCCGCCGAACCTTTACCCGTCGCTTTCAACAGACGACCGGCACCACCTTCACCCGTTGGCTGTTAAACCAGCGTCTGGCGCTGGCCCAGCGTTTTCTGGAAACCACCGACCATGGAATTGAGCAAGTTGCCCGGGCTTCGGGGTTCAGTTCGGATGTCTCTCTGCGCCGCCATTTTCATCAGCAATTAAGCACCACGCCAGCTAAATACCGGCGCGAGTTCCGAATACAGGGGAAATAG
- a CDS encoding cysteine hydrolase family protein, with amino-acid sequence MRKTIACSALALSMATLAISLDAVAKTAELAPTIRTMSQIPQTRELEGNSTALVVIDFQNEYFSGRMPIPDGIKALNKARQLVDFAHRHQMPVFYVRHVGPGDGPLFAQGSPFAEFHKDLRPGKGDSVITKATPSSFVGTDLHQQLQHKGIKTLLVAGLMTHMCVSSTARDAVPLGYSVIIPEDATATRDLATWDNRVIDHRVLQRSALAGVADVFAEIKTTQAVLAMPVK; translated from the coding sequence ATGAGAAAAACTATCGCCTGTAGCGCGCTGGCGCTCTCTATGGCTACCTTGGCTATCAGCCTGGATGCCGTGGCTAAAACCGCCGAACTGGCCCCGACTATCAGAACAATGAGTCAGATCCCACAAACCCGGGAGCTGGAAGGAAATTCAACGGCATTAGTCGTTATCGATTTCCAGAATGAATATTTTAGCGGCAGGATGCCGATACCGGATGGTATTAAGGCGCTGAATAAGGCCAGGCAATTGGTCGATTTCGCTCATCGCCATCAGATGCCGGTATTTTACGTGCGTCATGTCGGTCCGGGCGATGGCCCGCTGTTCGCCCAGGGGAGCCCGTTTGCCGAATTTCATAAAGATCTGCGGCCAGGCAAGGGAGACAGCGTTATTACCAAAGCGACGCCGAGCTCTTTTGTGGGGACCGATCTTCACCAGCAGCTTCAGCACAAAGGTATTAAAACGCTGCTGGTGGCCGGGCTGATGACCCATATGTGCGTCTCTTCGACGGCGCGCGATGCCGTTCCGCTGGGCTATAGCGTGATTATTCCGGAAGATGCCACCGCAACCCGCGATCTGGCGACCTGGGATAATCGGGTCATTGACCATCGCGTATTGCAGCGTTCGGCTCTTGCGGGGGTCGCCGACGTCTTTGCCGAAATAAAAACCACGCAGGCGGTTCTGGCGATGCCGGTGAAATAA
- a CDS encoding OprD family outer membrane porin, which yields MKKRLSAIALGLLSATQAVANDQAQSKGFIDDSHMDVLLRNAYIKRDYKEPGMRDRAEWGQGIIANFESGYTQGPVGFGVDGIAQYAVRLDGGRGRSGAGGIDFFAQDNDGKARSQLAKFGARVKMRFSNTELSYGTQLPQLPVLSADTSRLLYETYTGFMLTSREIDGLEVSAGYFTDEQRKSDDRHDSGLSSISFGGASYQFNDRFGAAFYASDVEDVLNRQYLNLNFNQPFASDQKLVLDFNGYNSRLDRGYAESLDTGRSNTIWSLAASYTWYVHTFKLAYQQSSGSTGYNYGGYRDQGGVGDGGNSIWLANSYWSDFNAEDERSWQAAYSLDFAGLGVPGLTWDIAYVRGDNIHTAASSNGKERELFNQLQYKVQSGPAKDLSLKVRYSVLRVSNSASDYNSSGNEIRVFVDYPFNVF from the coding sequence GTGAAAAAAAGATTATCAGCGATCGCGCTGGGGTTATTGAGTGCGACCCAGGCAGTGGCAAACGATCAGGCACAGAGCAAAGGTTTTATCGACGACAGCCATATGGATGTGCTGTTACGCAACGCATACATTAAACGCGACTATAAAGAGCCGGGTATGCGCGATCGCGCCGAATGGGGGCAGGGGATTATTGCCAATTTCGAGTCCGGCTATACTCAGGGGCCAGTGGGCTTTGGGGTGGACGGTATCGCCCAGTACGCGGTGCGCCTTGACGGCGGTCGTGGCCGTAGCGGCGCTGGCGGCATCGATTTCTTTGCCCAGGATAACGACGGTAAGGCGCGTTCGCAGCTCGCCAAATTTGGCGCCCGGGTGAAGATGCGTTTTTCCAATACCGAACTGAGCTACGGTACCCAGCTGCCGCAACTGCCGGTTCTGAGCGCCGATACTTCCCGACTGCTGTATGAAACCTATACCGGCTTTATGCTGACGTCGCGCGAGATCGACGGTCTGGAAGTGAGCGCCGGTTACTTTACCGATGAACAGCGTAAGAGCGACGATCGCCACGACAGCGGGCTGAGCAGCATCAGCTTCGGCGGCGCCAGCTATCAGTTTAACGACCGCTTCGGCGCGGCCTTCTACGCCTCGGACGTGGAAGATGTGCTGAACCGCCAGTATCTGAATCTTAACTTTAACCAGCCGTTCGCCAGCGATCAGAAGCTGGTACTGGACTTTAACGGCTATAATTCCCGCCTGGATCGGGGTTATGCCGAAAGCCTGGATACCGGTCGCAGCAACACCATCTGGAGCCTGGCGGCCAGCTATACCTGGTACGTCCATACCTTTAAGCTGGCATACCAGCAGAGCAGCGGCAGCACCGGCTATAACTACGGCGGCTACCGCGATCAGGGCGGCGTGGGCGACGGCGGCAACAGTATCTGGCTGGCTAACTCCTACTGGTCTGACTTTAACGCCGAAGACGAACGTTCCTGGCAGGCGGCTTACTCTCTGGACTTCGCCGGTCTGGGCGTGCCGGGTCTGACCTGGGATATCGCTTATGTGCGCGGGGATAACATCCACACCGCCGCCAGCAGCAACGGTAAAGAGCGTGAACTGTTCAACCAGTTGCAGTATAAGGTGCAGAGCGGTCCGGCGAAGGATCTGTCGCTTAAGGTTCGCTACTCGGTACTGCGGGTATCGAACAGCGCCAGCGACTATAACTCCAGCGGTAATGAGATCCGCGTCTTTGTCGACTACCCGTTTAACGTCTTCTGA
- a CDS encoding MFS transporter produces MTVRAEHRADHPLVSGKTLFAVVLGNGLEIFDFTVYSFFAIWIGQAFFPGDDALTELLYAVGVFGVGFLARPIGALVLGRYADRAGRRAAMSLSILLMAVSTAAIALCPTWESIGWFAPLLIVCARLIQGFAAGGEVGAATAWLLESAPSTRLGRRVRWQMVSQGGASMSGALCGFGVSHAFDSATLTEWGWRVPFVIGALIAPLGYYLRRSLPETLPRQLRPKPLAKQLLRRYALPVVVGSCLTVGQSVTMYIMVFYMPGYLIHLLSYPAELSFIIAVLASFAFAVCAFLGGWIVDRYAKLRTISLAAFTLTALCCLPAFSIIIHASNSIMIVVVPMIMAGVLGMGVVATLILILMLFPTQMRATGFAISYALANTLFGGTAQFIATALIAETGNVFAPAWYLLACNLIAIAALLILHKYRPSHQDSAEFNKMTCPVFYRRPNTGE; encoded by the coding sequence GTGACAGTTAGAGCCGAACACCGTGCTGACCATCCTCTCGTTTCGGGGAAAACGCTTTTTGCCGTGGTGTTGGGTAATGGTCTGGAGATTTTTGATTTCACGGTTTATAGCTTCTTTGCTATCTGGATTGGTCAGGCATTTTTCCCGGGTGATGATGCATTAACGGAGCTGCTGTATGCGGTCGGTGTGTTTGGCGTAGGTTTTTTGGCCCGCCCGATTGGCGCACTGGTTCTTGGTCGCTATGCCGATCGGGCGGGGCGACGAGCAGCAATGTCGCTCAGTATTTTGTTAATGGCGGTGAGTACTGCTGCCATTGCTTTGTGTCCAACGTGGGAGTCTATCGGCTGGTTTGCGCCGCTGCTGATTGTCTGCGCCAGGCTTATTCAGGGATTTGCCGCGGGTGGGGAGGTGGGAGCCGCAACGGCCTGGTTACTTGAGAGTGCGCCATCGACCCGGTTGGGGCGCCGTGTTCGCTGGCAAATGGTAAGTCAGGGTGGGGCATCAATGTCTGGCGCACTGTGTGGCTTTGGCGTCAGCCACGCTTTCGACTCCGCCACCTTGACGGAGTGGGGATGGCGGGTGCCTTTTGTTATTGGCGCGCTTATTGCCCCGCTGGGCTACTATTTGCGTCGGAGCCTGCCCGAAACGCTGCCGCGACAGTTGCGGCCAAAACCCCTGGCGAAACAGCTACTGCGCCGTTACGCGCTGCCAGTTGTTGTGGGAAGCTGTCTGACTGTCGGGCAGTCAGTCACGATGTATATTATGGTTTTTTATATGCCGGGTTACCTTATTCATTTGCTCTCTTATCCTGCCGAATTAAGTTTTATTATTGCGGTGCTGGCTTCATTCGCCTTTGCGGTGTGTGCATTTTTAGGGGGCTGGATTGTGGATCGGTACGCCAAATTAAGAACCATTTCTCTGGCTGCTTTTACATTAACTGCGTTGTGTTGTTTACCTGCCTTTAGCATCATTATTCACGCAAGTAATAGCATCATGATAGTTGTCGTTCCGATGATTATGGCCGGGGTGCTGGGGATGGGGGTGGTTGCAACCCTGATTTTGATTCTGATGCTTTTTCCGACACAAATGCGAGCCACCGGATTCGCTATTTCATATGCGTTAGCTAATACGCTGTTTGGTGGAACGGCGCAATTTATCGCTACGGCCCTGATTGCCGAAACCGGAAATGTTTTTGCACCCGCGTGGTATTTGCTGGCCTGTAATTTAATAGCGATAGCCGCGCTGCTGATACTACATAAATATCGACCTTCACATCAGGATTCGGCTGAATTTAATAAAATGACCTGTCCTGTTTTTTATCGCCGACCCAACACTGGAGAATAA
- a CDS encoding alpha/beta fold hydrolase, protein MPFIQKEDATIYYEVHGEGFPVIFVHGGGGNTLCWFQQVPYFSRRYKVITVDLRGFKNSRCDPQYAHPRYYPDDIRAIMDAEGITRAAFVCQSLGAWAGLPLAVREPQCVACLFITGSPTPAWSEQNWQVLRRGGDTFNSGKFGSGGVGWNREFMEKNPQRFFLYSQIRLLNGPFDARTMQDDELKLYPEDFKAYRVPTLVGGGLHDDFLTPDSHLHVVTLIPGAQSYTFERAGHSPYFEVPDEFNHVLETFLSGNIDGQA, encoded by the coding sequence ATGCCTTTTATTCAAAAAGAAGATGCAACGATTTATTATGAAGTGCATGGGGAAGGGTTTCCTGTTATTTTTGTTCATGGTGGAGGTGGCAATACGCTGTGCTGGTTTCAGCAGGTGCCGTATTTTTCGCGTCGCTATAAAGTGATTACTGTTGATCTGCGCGGTTTTAAAAATTCACGCTGTGATCCACAATATGCGCATCCCCGTTATTACCCTGATGATATTCGCGCCATTATGGATGCGGAAGGTATTACGCGTGCGGCGTTTGTCTGCCAGTCACTTGGCGCGTGGGCCGGTTTGCCGCTGGCGGTCAGAGAGCCGCAATGCGTTGCCTGCCTGTTTATTACCGGATCGCCAACGCCAGCCTGGTCAGAGCAAAACTGGCAGGTTTTACGTAGAGGAGGGGATACCTTTAATAGTGGGAAGTTTGGGAGCGGCGGTGTCGGCTGGAATCGGGAATTTATGGAGAAAAATCCGCAACGATTTTTTTTATATTCGCAAATCAGGTTACTGAACGGACCTTTTGATGCCAGGACGATGCAGGATGATGAGCTCAAGCTTTATCCGGAGGATTTTAAAGCCTATCGCGTGCCGACGCTGGTTGGCGGTGGTTTACATGATGATTTTCTGACACCGGACAGCCACCTGCATGTGGTGACTCTGATTCCTGGTGCGCAAAGCTACACATTTGAGCGTGCAGGCCATTCCCCCTATTTTGAAGTGCCTGATGAGTTTAACCACGTGCTGGAGACATTTTTAAGTGGCAACATTGATGGACAGGCATAG
- a CDS encoding DUF333 domain-containing protein gives MKYCFAALAAVLLAGCTTESNSPQGNGPQAGMANPASVWCKEKGGVQVPIQSPQGVRTDCKLPNGEVLDEWALWRRDHPQ, from the coding sequence ATGAAATATTGTTTTGCCGCCCTTGCTGCGGTGTTGCTGGCAGGATGTACCACCGAGTCGAATTCCCCGCAGGGCAATGGGCCACAGGCAGGAATGGCGAACCCCGCCTCCGTGTGGTGTAAAGAGAAAGGCGGCGTTCAGGTGCCGATTCAGAGCCCGCAGGGGGTACGCACCGACTGTAAACTGCCCAACGGTGAAGTGCTGGACGAATGGGCGCTGTGGCGCCGCGATCATCCCCAGTAA
- a CDS encoding VOC family protein has product MSLSLTGVDHIHVYVPDMALALGWYQNALGFTPVEKLRHWYDEGGPMTISNGGVALALFERPDKGQGHTVAFQVTGAGFIQAMAHLQQQKVPFTETDHRLTWSLYLSDPWGNPWEITTWDYREVAAALAAQPVYD; this is encoded by the coding sequence ATGTCTCTTTCTCTGACAGGTGTTGATCACATTCATGTCTACGTGCCAGATATGGCACTCGCGCTGGGGTGGTATCAGAACGCCCTGGGATTCACCCCGGTTGAAAAACTGCGTCACTGGTACGACGAAGGGGGGCCGATGACAATAAGCAACGGTGGTGTGGCGCTGGCGCTGTTTGAACGACCGGATAAGGGCCAGGGGCACACCGTTGCCTTTCAGGTGACCGGAGCCGGTTTTATTCAGGCCATGGCCCATCTGCAACAGCAGAAAGTCCCGTTTACCGAAACGGATCACCGGCTGACCTGGTCGCTGTACCTGAGCGATCCCTGGGGCAATCCCTGGGAGATCACCACCTGGGATTACCGGGAGGTGGCGGCGGCACTGGCCGCGCAGCCGGTTTATGATTAG
- a CDS encoding DUF488 domain-containing protein: protein MIQCKRVYEDVSKSDGYRVLVDRLWPRGVKKSELQYDEWCKAITPSPELRKAFHSEVIDFATFSQRYRTELAQEPEDTRRLAEIARKGPLTLLYAAKDTAQNHALVLADYLRGLPD from the coding sequence ATGATTCAGTGTAAACGAGTCTATGAAGATGTCAGCAAGAGTGACGGGTATCGGGTGCTGGTAGACAGACTCTGGCCACGGGGCGTGAAAAAAAGCGAACTGCAATACGATGAGTGGTGTAAAGCCATTACGCCCTCGCCGGAGCTGCGTAAGGCGTTCCATAGCGAGGTGATCGACTTCGCGACCTTTAGCCAGCGCTACCGCACCGAGCTGGCGCAGGAGCCAGAAGATACCCGGCGGCTGGCGGAAATCGCCCGCAAGGGGCCGCTCACCCTGCTCTATGCCGCAAAGGATACGGCGCAGAATCACGCCCTGGTGCTGGCCGACTATCTGCGCGGTCTGCCCGATTAA
- a CDS encoding CTP synthase C-terminal region-related (seleno)protein, with protein sequence MPQRVFRIALVGDRNPDIPAHQAIPLALDDAAAVLDLTLEYRWLATTAIAEGESLESFDAIWAVPHSPYQNMQGALMAIRYARENALPFLGTCAGFQYAVLEYARHVLEWPDAAHAEVSDQGRVVIAPAVCPLNNVEQVVELRPHTVAARAWGKTEIVALYNCSYQIAPSFIDALADQPLKVSGWDEEGAPRILEIPEHPFFVATLFQPERAALSGRPVPLVHELLRAVAR encoded by the coding sequence ATGCCACAACGCGTTTTTCGTATTGCACTGGTCGGCGATCGCAACCCGGATATTCCCGCTCATCAGGCGATTCCACTGGCGCTGGATGATGCGGCGGCGGTCCTGGATTTGACGCTGGAATATCGCTGGCTGGCTACCACGGCGATTGCCGAAGGGGAAAGCCTGGAGTCGTTCGACGCCATTTGGGCGGTGCCTCACAGCCCGTACCAGAATATGCAGGGAGCGCTGATGGCTATCCGTTACGCCCGGGAGAATGCGCTGCCGTTTTTGGGAACCTGTGCCGGTTTTCAGTATGCGGTACTGGAGTATGCCCGCCATGTTCTGGAATGGCCGGATGCGGCCCATGCGGAGGTTTCTGACCAGGGGAGGGTGGTTATTGCGCCTGCGGTCTGCCCGTTAAATAATGTGGAGCAGGTGGTGGAGCTTCGGCCCCATACTGTTGCCGCCAGAGCCTGGGGGAAAACGGAGATCGTGGCTCTCTATAACTGCAGCTATCAGATTGCGCCTTCATTTATCGATGCGTTGGCGGACCAACCGCTGAAGGTCAGCGGCTGGGATGAAGAGGGGGCGCCGAGGATTCTGGAGATCCCCGAACATCCCTTCTTCGTCGCCACGCTGTTCCAGCCGGAGCGGGCAGCGTTATCGGGTCGCCCGGTACCGCTGGTTCATGAACTACTGCGGGCGGTTGCGCGCTGA
- a CDS encoding MFS transporter codes for MTSSRTSGNWRLLLTILVTAMTLRVSFTAVAPLLGPIGDSFQLSTTAGGLLTTLPLLAFAVVSPLAASLARRLGMERSLGLAMLIITLGIALRSSGAESLLWLGTLIIGGGIALGNVLLPGLIKRDFPGKVAKLTGAYSLTMGVAAACGSALVVPVALMGWGWQGALLALALFPLLAVLLWLPHLRQHQSANVSSGPGSMARSLWRSPLAWQVTLFLGLNSLIYYVVVGWLPAILVSHGFSPRQAGSLHGLMQLATAAPGLFIGLVLARMKDQRIIALLVALLCALSSLGLWLVPTLASLWVVLFGFGSGATMILGLSFIGLRASSAHQAAALSGMAQSVGYLLAACGPPLMGKLHDISASWALPLLVCTLLASTMALFGLCAGRDREIDELPQRATARSSS; via the coding sequence ATGACATCCTCCCGCACCTCCGGAAACTGGCGGCTTTTGCTGACCATTCTGGTGACCGCGATGACGCTGCGCGTTAGCTTCACCGCCGTGGCTCCGCTGCTTGGCCCAATCGGCGACAGCTTCCAGCTTTCTACCACCGCCGGAGGGTTGTTAACGACCCTGCCTCTGCTGGCCTTTGCCGTGGTCTCGCCGCTGGCTGCCAGCCTGGCGCGTCGGCTGGGTATGGAGCGCAGCCTGGGACTCGCGATGCTGATTATCACCCTGGGCATTGCACTGCGATCGTCCGGCGCTGAAAGCCTGTTATGGCTGGGCACCCTGATTATCGGTGGCGGTATAGCGCTGGGTAATGTGCTGCTGCCGGGGCTTATCAAGCGCGATTTTCCGGGCAAGGTTGCTAAGCTGACCGGCGCCTATTCGCTGACCATGGGCGTGGCGGCAGCCTGCGGCTCGGCGCTGGTGGTGCCGGTGGCGCTTATGGGCTGGGGCTGGCAGGGCGCGCTGCTGGCGCTGGCGCTGTTCCCCCTGCTGGCTGTACTGCTGTGGTTGCCGCATCTGCGCCAGCACCAGAGCGCAAACGTAAGCAGCGGGCCAGGTTCCATGGCGCGTAGCCTGTGGCGCTCGCCGCTGGCCTGGCAGGTGACCCTGTTCCTGGGGCTAAATTCGCTGATCTACTATGTGGTGGTGGGGTGGCTACCGGCGATTCTGGTGAGTCACGGCTTTAGCCCTCGCCAGGCGGGCTCCCTACATGGCCTGATGCAACTGGCTACCGCAGCACCGGGGCTGTTTATCGGTCTGGTGCTGGCGCGGATGAAAGATCAGCGCATTATCGCTCTGCTGGTGGCCCTGCTGTGCGCGCTCAGTAGCCTCGGCCTGTGGCTGGTGCCGACTCTGGCCTCGCTGTGGGTGGTGCTGTTCGGCTTCGGCTCTGGCGCTACCATGATTCTTGGCCTGAGCTTTATCGGCCTGCGCGCCAGCTCCGCCCATCAGGCCGCCGCCCTGTCGGGTATGGCTCAGAGCGTCGGTTACCTGCTGGCGGCCTGCGGGCCGCCGCTGATGGGGAAACTGCACGATATCTCCGCCAGTTGGGCACTGCCGTTACTGGTCTGTACCCTGCTGGCCAGCACTATGGCGCTGTTCGGTTTGTGCGCAGGGCGCGATCGCGAAATCGACGAACTGCCTCAGCGCGCAACCGCCCGCAGTAGTTCATGA
- a CDS encoding AraC family transcriptional regulator → MERDLGLVGYNPDSRRDPAVAFHIRVQESDREIPFHHHRKGQLILALHGGITCEVAQAMWMVPPTSAVWIPGGMPHSNRATASARLCFLFIEPGAVLMPDRCCTLRISPLVRELILALARRPMEQLEEEATRRLIQVLFDELPGQPEQQFCLPVSEHPRIRLMVASMVQEPGSRRTLAEWATELAMSERSLARLVLRETGLSFRRWRQQLQLIQALRLLIGGQTVQQVAGALGYDSTTAFITMFKKGLGQTPGRYLASMYPE, encoded by the coding sequence ATGGAAAGAGACCTGGGGCTGGTAGGATATAACCCGGACAGTCGCCGCGATCCCGCTGTGGCGTTTCATATTCGGGTACAGGAGAGCGATCGCGAGATTCCGTTCCACCACCACCGTAAGGGCCAGCTGATTCTGGCGCTGCACGGCGGTATTACCTGCGAAGTGGCGCAGGCGATGTGGATGGTGCCGCCGACTTCCGCCGTGTGGATCCCGGGGGGCATGCCCCACAGCAACCGGGCCACCGCCAGTGCCCGTCTCTGCTTTCTGTTTATCGAGCCCGGTGCGGTGCTCATGCCGGATCGTTGCTGTACGCTGCGCATTTCTCCGCTGGTGCGGGAGCTTATCCTGGCGCTGGCTCGCCGTCCGATGGAGCAACTGGAGGAGGAGGCCACCCGACGTTTGATCCAGGTGCTGTTCGATGAGCTACCGGGACAGCCGGAGCAGCAGTTTTGTCTGCCGGTCTCTGAGCATCCCCGGATTCGTTTGATGGTGGCGTCTATGGTGCAGGAGCCGGGCTCGCGCCGCACGCTGGCGGAATGGGCGACGGAGCTTGCCATGAGCGAACGCAGCCTGGCGCGCCTGGTGTTGCGGGAAACCGGGCTCAGCTTCCGGCGCTGGCGTCAGCAGCTGCAGCTGATCCAGGCATTGCGCCTGCTGATTGGCGGCCAGACGGTACAGCAGGTGGCGGGTGCGCTGGGCTATGACTCCACGACCGCCTTTATCACCATGTTTAAAAAGGGGCTGGGGCAGACGCCGGGGCGTTATCTGGCGTCGATGTATCCTGAATAA
- a CDS encoding Hcp family type VI secretion system effector: protein MPIPPYMWLKDDGGADIKGSVDVQDREGSVEIIGMSHGINLPVDSANGKITGTRQHSSMMIEKEVDSSTPYLYKAAATGQTLKSAEIRFYHINDAGQEVCYYTVLMENVKITGVNCGVPNVKLTGNDKMNHIESVSLQYEKITWRIVDGNIQYTDAWNERATA from the coding sequence ATGCCAATCCCTCCCTACATGTGGCTTAAAGACGACGGTGGCGCAGATATTAAAGGGTCTGTTGATGTACAGGACCGCGAAGGAAGCGTTGAAATTATCGGAATGAGTCATGGGATTAACCTACCTGTAGACAGCGCCAACGGGAAGATTACCGGCACCCGCCAGCATTCATCCATGATGATTGAGAAAGAAGTAGATAGTTCCACACCTTATCTTTATAAAGCTGCTGCTACCGGACAAACGTTAAAAAGCGCCGAAATTCGCTTCTACCACATAAACGATGCAGGGCAGGAAGTCTGCTATTATACCGTGTTAATGGAAAATGTGAAAATCACAGGTGTTAACTGCGGAGTGCCCAATGTGAAACTGACGGGTAACGATAAAATGAACCATATCGAGAGTGTCAGCCTGCAATACGAAAAAATCACCTGGCGTATTGTTGACGGAAACATCCAGTACACCGATGCATGGAATGAAAGAGCGACAGCATAA